In a genomic window of Wyeomyia smithii strain HCP4-BCI-WySm-NY-G18 chromosome 1, ASM2978416v1, whole genome shotgun sequence:
- the LOC129717385 gene encoding uncharacterized protein LOC129717385 produces the protein MIDKEPSLTAFDKFNYLLTVLTKDARTLVESIEVTAANYEVAWSMLQERFENKKIIARTLIDGFLEAEPMRKESFDALVHLIDSFERNLLQLKKLGLQPEEWSHLLAHLLYRRLDSDTQRHWERTHKSREVPRYEELLKFLREHLATLQPLSESEQRNRDHRHETVKPPSRPRIESTLTTTAVTNKPCPFCQKPSHSPFKCDSFQKLNPTQRLETVKRMGLCINCLSSSHMVRACSSSACRVCGNKHHTMLHIRPSNNSQAQRHESNQTQTTVTPPNRANDATNYIESPPQSQTFATSQMLLKPMQPKLSPSRSAVFLSTAVVKLADNKGNTLLARILLDCCSERNLISEQLAQKLMLRRQDDPLSFQGVSSTPAKSKQSAMVKVLFRCSDYCTDLRFHILPEFKPIIPSNRVPVSTWKIPSSLCLADPHFYEPHRIDAIIGAEVYYHLLLGGFVTLGVSMPILKETVFGWIVSGKCDTTPDQQTALTMVCSNAELEHQLTRFWELESCHSENALSIEERLCEAHFSNTTFRDSSGRFVVSLSKKETILAQLGDSYATALRRYLSLERRLQAKPLLKKAYASFIREYELLGHMSPVDPTKDSLLQTNPYYMPHHCIERPDSATTKLRVVFDASCATDTGLSLNDALMVGHNEQDDLYSIILRFRRHRYAVVADLEKMYRQVLVHPSDRHLQRILWRDSPTDPIQCYELLTVTYGTASAPFLATRCLQQLATEGKSTHSRAAKALLKNFYIDDLLGGTDTEEEGTELCSQLISLLQSAGFNLHKWASNYPNIIKNIPAELRENRDVLEIDSSSSPVKTLGLLWQPFEDVFRFKVPEWPERSAITKRSVLSDAARLFDPLGLLGPTVLISKLFMQRLWALKLAWDVPLDEPLQRSWKEFCEDLEILRTFSVPRWAAPCISETNLELHGFCDASERAYGACLFLRTVTTTGTITVHLLTAKSKVAPLNSGKKRQISLPRLELSAALLLSHLYERVQEALQVSGRSYFWTDSMIVVHWLAATPSRWKKFVANQVAEIQHITAAGTWGHVAGTENPADAISRGMPASQLVEYNPWWHGPAWLSQSCRFWPSLLRTTDDLFEADHLEEKVVTSLPVVDTSNIFGIKSSFTELIRIVAYIRRFSYNSKKGNRNIRITEPLSTSELEASLRNLVRLSQQESFPEEIRSIQTNGQVKSTSKIKALSPILVNDILRVRGRLRNALVSYDQKQPMILDSKHPLTLLIARHYHINLLHAGPQLLMSALRQRFWPIRLRNLARNVVHQCITCFRCKPTVSNQLMADLPPARVSPTLPFLNAGVDFCGPFHLKPPHRKAAPQKCYVAVFVCMSTKAVHLELVSDLSAVSFLASLKRFTARRGIPKSIFSDNATNFVGTHRILNEFAQLFRSQQTREHVANQCSNQGIQFQFIPPRSPHFGGLWEAAVKSLKTHLYRTLKTALVTTEQMLTLLSQVEACLNSRPLTPMSNHPDDMDVLTPGHFLVHRPLTAIPEPSYEEIPANRLSQWQTIQEYLRRLWKRWSTEYLSGLQQRTRWTHERDNIRIGTMVLLREDNLPPMKWRFGRVLEVSPGRDGHIRVIKVQTKDGIYQRAITRVCVLPIQDNPPATFQ, from the coding sequence ATGATCGATAAGGAACCGTCGCTAACCGCTTTCGACAAGTTTAATTATCTGTTAACCGTGCTTACTAAGGATGCCAGGACGTTAGTAGAATCGATAGAGGTAACCGCCGCGAATTACGAAGTGGCTTGGTCGATGCTGCAGGAGCggtttgaaaacaaaaagatAATCGCCCGCACATTGATTGACGGTTTTCTGGAAGCGGAACCGATGAGAAAAGAGTCTTTCGACGCCTTAGTTCACCTCATCGACTCCTTTGAACGCAATTTACTTCAGTTAAAAAAGCTTGGTTTGCAACCTGAAGAATGGTCTCATCTTCTCGCTCATTTGTTATACAGACGACTTGACTCAGACACTCAGCGACATTGGGAACGCACACACAAGAGCCGTGAGGTGCCGAGGTATGAAGAGTTGTTAAAATTTTTACGTGAACATCTCGCTACCCTTCAACCACTTTCCGAATCGGAACAGCGCAATCGCGATCATCGTCATGAAACGGTGAAACCTCCGTCGAGACCGAGAATTGAATCAACTCTTACAACAACTGCAGTAACAAATAAGCCGTGCCCTTTCTGCCAAAAACCGTCCCATTCTCCCTTTAAATGCGATTCCTTTCAAAAATTGAATCCCACCCAAAGGCTTGAAACAGTTAAGCGAATGGGTCTTTGCATAAATTGCCTCTCCTCTTCCCACATGGTACGGGCGTGTTCTAGCTCAGCATGTCGCGTGTGTGGTAACAAGCATCACACCATGCTACACATTCGACCGTCGAATAATTCTCAAGCTCAAAGGCATGAGTCAAACCAGACGCAGACAACCGTTACACCCCCGAATCGTGCCAATGACGCTACAAACTATATCGAGTCTCCACCACAATCGCAAACTTTCGCTACGTCGCAAATGTTGTTGAAGCCTATGCAACCCAAATTATCCCCAAGCCGCAGCGCTGTATTTCTTTCGACGGCAGTTGTTAAATTGGCAGACAACAAGGGAAACACTCTTTTGGCTCGAATTCTCTTAGATTGCTGTTCAGAACGAAATTTGATAAGTGAACAACTCGCTCAAAAATTGATGCTTCGTAGACAGGACGATCCACTTTCGTTTCAAGGTGTTAGTTCAACTCCTGCCAAATCCAAACAGTCTGCAATGGTTAAGGTGTTATTTCGCTGCTCTGATTACTGTACTGATTTACGATTCCACATCCTTCCTGAATTTAAACCAATCATCCCATCGAACCGTGTTCCAGTCTCGACCTGGAAAATACCATCATCTCTGTGCTTAGCCGATCCGCACTTTTATGAGCCACATCGAATTGATGCAATCATTGGAGCTGAGGTGTATTACCATTTATTGCTAGGCGGTTTTGTGACACTAGGAGTGAGTATGCCGATTCTGAAAGAGACCGTTTTTGGCTGGATTGTGTCGGGAAAATGTGACACCACTCCGGATCAGCAAACCGCGTTGACAATGGTTTGCAGCAACGCCGAACTCGAACACCAACTTACTCGCTTTTGGGAGCTCGAATCTTGCCATTCTGAAAATGCTCTTTCGATAGAGGAACGTTTATGTGAAGCGCATTTCTCTAACACAACTTTTCGTGATTCCTCTGGACGTTTTGTTGTTTCACTCTCGAAAAAGGAAACAATTCTCGCTCAGCTCGGTGACTCGTATGCAACAGCACTTCGCCGATACTTGTCTTTGGAACGTCGTTTGCAAGCAAAACCATTACTGAAAAAGGCATATGCATCATTTATCAGGGAGTATGAACTGCTTGGACATATGTCGCCTGTAGATCCAACCAAGGATAGTCTTCTCCAAACCAATCCATACTACATGCCCCACCACTGTATTGAAAGGCCAGACAGTGCAACCACGAAACTTCGAGTGGTTTTCGACGCATCTTGCGCTACTGACACAGGATTATCACTAAATGATGCTCTAATGGTTGGTCACAACGAACAAGACGATCTATACAGCATCATTCTTCGCTTTCGTCGCCATCGGTATGCCGTCGTAGCCGATTTAGAAAAAATGTACCGGCAGGTATTAGTACATCCTTCAGACCGTCACCTGCAACGTATCCTCTGGCGTGATTCTCCTACCGACCCAATTCAGTGTTACGAACTTTTAACCGTTACATACGGCACCGCGTCAGCGCCATTTCTGGCAACGCGTTGTCTGCAACAGTTAGCAACAGAAGGGAAATCGACCCACTCAAGGGCTGCTAAAGCTTTGTTGAAGAATTTCTATATAGACGATCTACTTGGCGGTACCGATACAGAGGAAGAAGGAACGGAGCTTTGCAGTCAACTTATTTCACTTCTGCAATCGGCAGGATTCAACTTGCACAAATGGGCTTCCAATTACCCAAACATAATTAAAAATATTCCTGCTGAGCTCCGAGAAAACCGCGACGTATTAGAAATTGATTCTTCGTCATCTCCAGTAAAAACCCTTGGTCTTTTGTGGCAACCGTTCGAAGATGTCTTTCGTTTTAAGGTACCAGAGTGGCCGGAAAGGAGCGCAATCACAAAGCGCTCAGTACTGTCGGATGCTGCCAGATTGTTCGACCCGTTAGGGTTGTTGGGCCCAACTGTGTTGATATCGAAACTTTTTATGCAACGATTATGGGCTTTGAAACTTGCGTGGGATGTTCCATTGGATGAACCCTTACAAAGGTCCTGGAAAGAGTTCTGCGAGGACCTAGAGATTCTACGTACCTTTTCCGTACCACGATGGGCAGCTCCTTGTATCAGTGAAACAAACTTAGAACTACATGGGTTCTGTGACGCATCGGAACGCGCATACGGTGCGTGTCTCTTCTTACGTACAGTAACTACCACCGGAACGATTACCGTTCACCTCCTGACCGCTAAATCAAAGGTAGCTCCCTTAAACTCTGGGAAGAAACGACAAATCTCCTTACCAAGACTGGAATTATCAGCAGCTCTTTTATTAAGCCACTTATACGAAAGGGTACAAGAAGCATTACAAGTGTCCGGTCGATCgtatttttggacagattcaatgatTGTCGTCCATTGGCTGGCGGCAACACCAAGTCGATGGAAGAAATTTGTAGCAAACCAGGTTGCAGAAATCCAGCATATCACGGCAGCTGGCACATGGGGACACGTAGCGGGAACCGAAAACCCAGCAGATGCGATTTCACGCGGAATGCCAGCCTCTCAACTCGTCGAATACAATCCCTGGTGGCATGGGCCTGCTTGGTTAAGCCAATCCTGCAGGTTTTGGCCTTCTCTACTCAGAACTACCGATGATCTCTTCGAAGCAGACCACTTGGAGGAAAAGGTCGTTACTTCGTTACCTGTTGTTGACACCAGTAATATTTTCGGTATTAAATCGTCCTTTACTGAACTCATACGCATAGTTGCCTACATACGAAGATTctcttacaattcgaaaaaGGGGAACAGAAACATAAGAATAACTGAACCCTTATCCACAAGCGAACTCGAAGCATCTTTACGGAACCTTGTTCGATTATCACAGCAGGAATCCTTTCCGGAAGAAATACGGTCAATTCAAACAAATGGCCAAGTAAAATCTACGTCTAAGATAAAGGCACTATCACCAATCCTCGTGAATGATATTCTACGTGTGCGCGGTCGCTTGCGCAACGCCTTAGTTTCGTATGATCAGAAACAACCGATGATTTTAGACAGTAAGCATCCTTTAACACTTCTCATTGCGAGACATTATCACATCAATTTGTTACATGCTGGGCCGCAGCTCTTAATGTCAGCACTGCGTCAAAGATTTTGGCCAATTCGACTTCGCAATCTTGCTCGAAATGTAGTGCATCAATGCATCACTTGCTTTCGATGCAAACCCACCGTATCGAACCAACTTATGGCAGATCTTCCGCCAGCTCGTGTTTCTCCTACACTTCCATTCCTAAATGCAGGTGTGGATTTCTGTGGCCCCTTCCATTTGAAGCCACCTCATCGAAAGGCTGCCCCACAAAAATGCTATGTAGCAGTATTCGTCTGCATGTCAACGAAGGCCGTACATTTAGAGCTCGTTAGCGATCTTTCGGCTGTTTCGTTTCTCGCATCACTAAAACGATTTACGGCAAGGCGTGGGATTCCAAAATCCATTTTCAGCGACAACGCCACCAACTTTGTCGGTACTCATCGCATTTTGAACGAATTTGCCCAACTGTTCCGTTCACAACAAACTCGAGAGCATGTAGCCAACCAGTGCTCGAATCAGGGCATTCAGTTCCAGTTCATACCACCAAGATCACCTCATTTCGGAGGACTGTGGGAGGCTGCTGTAAAGTCTCTCAAAACCCATCTCTACCGAACCCTCAAGACTGCACTCGTAACAACCGAGCAAATGCTGACGCTTCTGAGTCAAGTGGAAGCTTGTTTAAACTCCAGACCGTTGACGCCTATGAGTAATCATCCCGATGATATGGACGTTTTGACACCTGGCCACTTTTTGGTACACCGCCCTCTAACAGCCATCCCGGAACCATCATATGAGGAAATACCAGCTAATCGATTGTCACAGTGGCAAACCATTCAAGAATATCTGCGTCGCCTGTGGAAACGTTGGTCCACCGAATATCTCTCTGGTCTTCAACAAAGAACGCGGTGGACCCATGAACGAGATAATATCCGAATTGGAACGATGGTGTTACTGCGAGAAGACAATTTGCCACCCATGAAGTGGAGATTCGGTCGAGTGCTAGAAGTTTCTCCTGGAAGGGACGGCCACATTAGAGTCATCAAAGTTCAGACCAAGGACGGCATCTATCAACGAGCAATCACTCGAGTATGTGTTTTGCCTATACAGGACAACCCCCCAGCGACGTTCCAGTAG
- the LOC129724959 gene encoding uncharacterized protein LOC129724959 has protein sequence MASTSWYSQEQTPDRTGQDSELMEGISAGQRFCRLCLSKEQQLKPLFPPDGMPDEMLLQKILNCLTIALSFDEDYDSFICRICIQEVTKFFFYKEQCLTNDSILRGRRKPDKIPLYGDSGTPVGNNGALSGDEEEYDGDPIDSDEFDIRDADDDERDFLNNDQTQTGEDEDDGDDVDYEYEGEADGDNDDSMQFEVSGLKPLPKQRARRENVQDYYHGGFRYTCATSRANGKVHWRCMYKSKLKCRAAILVASDGTVTRGPNRHNHHPDSKTVPPCPASGTILDMHTGRKVSYKLINSDRSRINRMQIICNGYKFRYARTTQKQTTYWRCMKHNGKENCKAVLSFRMDFSACSSNGHGHNHPAQYDMNEPLPPNLQLPAQREAVKQPQLVIQTNGNSTSPGSSIQKGRWNVMLHKGYEFGFPRADRMNMRWACYKKSSFNCPANLYTNRGGRVIKESDWAHNHGPKDDYAKDAIIDGLMLDARTKERIPYKLIPGKRGQRFVVHNGYRYSSDRLISDGRIAWKCTKCKVFIIIGGRFGTMEDRGGEHEHEQDESDALFSYQEEHTQSRDDTVDRIKEDPRSSEDDQSNGAVDVKKEQTGDEDEEENIADEDEDLFIIP, from the exons ATGGCTTCGACAAGTTGGTATTCGCAGGAGCAAACACCAGACCGGACCGGTCAGGATTCGGAACTAATGGAAGGGATCTCCGCGGGACAGCGCTTTTGTCGGTTGTGTCTATCGAAGGAGCAGCAACTGAAGCCATTGTTTCCCCCGGACGGGATGCCGGATGAAATGCTGCTGCAGAAAATTTTAAACTGTCTAACGATTGCG CTCTCGTTCGATGAGGATTACGATTCTTTCATATGTCGAATATGCATACAGGAGGTCACGAAATTCTTTTTCTACAAGGAACAGTGTTTGACAAATGACTCGATTCTGCGAGGCCGCCGGAAACCGGATAAGATACCGCTGTATGGAGACAGTGGTACTCCTGTTGGAAATAATGGAGCCTTGAGTGGAGACGAGGAGGAATATGATGGTGATCCGATTGATTCGGATGAATTTGATATTCGGGATGCAGATGATGATGAAAGAGACTTTTTAAATAACGATCAAACTCAAACTGGTGAAGACGaagatgatggtgatgatgttGATTATGAGTATGAGGGTGAGGCAGATGGTGATAATGATGATTCTATGCAATTTGAAGTATCAGGATTGAAACCATTGCCTAAGCAGAGGGCTCGGAGGGAGAATGTTCAAGACTATTATCATGGAGGCTTCCGGTATACCTGTGCCACCTCTCGCGCCAATGGCAAAGTCCACTGGCGTTGCATGTATAAATCCAAGCTAAAATGTCGTGCAGCCATTCTGGTGGCCTCGGATGGCACCGTTACCCGTGGCCCTAATCGGCACAATCATCATCCGGATAGTAAAACTGTACCTCCTTGTCCGGCTAGCGGAACAATTCTGGATATGCACACAGGGCGTAAAGTTTCCTACAAACTTATCAACAGTGATCGCAGTCGAATCAATCGAATGCAAATTATCTGTAATGGTTACAAATTTCGCTACGCAAGAACAACTCAGAAACAGACCACTTACTGGCGCTGCATGAAACACAACGGAAAAGAGAACTGTAAGGCAGTGTTATCGTTTCGGATGGACTTTAGTGCTTGCTCATCTAATGGTCACGGTCACAATCATCCTGCCCAGTATGACATGAACGAACCTCTACCGCCTAATCTTCAACTGCCGGCGCAACGAGAAGCGGTTAAACAGCCGCAGCTTGTCATCCAAACGAATGGCAATTCGACATCACCTGGAAGTTCCATCCAGAAAGGTCGATGGAATGTGATGCTTCACAAGGGTTACGAGTTTGGGTTCCCACGTGCTGACCGAATGAATATGAGGTGGGCATGCTATAAGAAAAGCTCCTTCAACTGCCCGGCTAACCTTTACACGAATCGAGGCGGTCGAGTCATCAAAGAAAGTGATTGGGCTCATAATCATGGTCCTAAG GATGACTACGCTAAGGATGCCATCATCGATGGTTTAATGCTGGATGCTCGAACCAAAGAACGGATTCCGTACAAACTGATACCCGGCAAGCGTGGTCAGCGGTTTGTCGTGCACAATGGCTACCGATACTCATCGGATCGATTGATCAGCGATGGACGAATTGCATGGAAGTGCACCAAATGTAAGGTGTTTATCATCATCGGAGGTCGCTTCGGAACGATGGAGGATCGCGGTGGGGAACATGAGCACGAACAGGACGAGAGCGATGCGTTGTTCTCGTATCAAGAGGAACACACGCAGTCCCGTGATGATACGGTCGATCGGATAAAGGAGGATCCCAGATCGTCGGAAGATGACCAGTCTAATGGAGCGGTCGATGTGAAAAAGGAACAGACGGGCGACGAGGACGAAGAAGAGAATATCGCCGATGAGGATGAAGATTTGTTTATAATTCCGTAA